One window of the Salmo salar unplaced genomic scaffold, Ssal_v3.1, whole genome shotgun sequence genome contains the following:
- the LOC106561473 gene encoding E3 ubiquitin-protein ligase TRIM47-like, which translates to MAQQGVLLDQDQFCCSVCLDLLKEPVTIPCGHSYCRSCIEDCWDKDVLKGVYSCPQCRETFTPRPNLRKNNMLADMVEKLRKTGLQAAPLPALCCAGPGDVVCDVCTGTRKRKALMSCLPCLASYCETHLQSHYESPALKKHKLVKATAQLQEKICSHHDKLLEVYCRTDQQGICYQCVMDEHKGHDTVSAAAERNEKQRQLGMSQQKVQQRFQEREKELKELQQAVESFKVSIVDQRRHTISLLSSSQRERGAPLQSH; encoded by the exons ATGGCTCagcagggagttctgctggaccaggaccagttctgttgttctgtctgtctggatctactgaaggaaccggtcaccatcccctgtggacacagttactgtaggagctgtattgaggaCTGCTGGGAtaaggatgttctgaaaggggtctatagctgtcctcagtgcagagagaccttcactccaaggcctaatctgaggaaaaataacatgttggctgacatggtggagaaactgaggaagacaggactccaggctgctccccttcctgctctgtgctgtgctggacctggagatgtggtgtgtgatgtctgcactgggaccagaaagcggaaagccctcatgtcctgtctgccgtgtctggcctcttactgtgagactcacctccaatctcactacgaatctcctgctttgaagaagcacaagctggtcaaagccaccgcacaactacaggagaagatctgctctcatcatgacaaactgctggaggtttactgtcgtaccgatcagcagggtatctgttatcagtgtgtgatggatgaacataaaggccatgatacagtgtcagctgcagcagagaggaatgagaaacag aggcagctggggatgagtcagcagaaggtccagcagagattccaggagagagagaaggagctgaaggagctccaacaggctgtggagtctttcaaagtgagtattgttgaccagaggagacacaccatttcacttctctcctccagtcagagagagagaggggcccctCTCCAATCCCACTAA